The genomic stretch CGGAACAAATTTGTAAGCTCCGAATTCTTCCTTTTCAATTTCTGTAGGAGAAATTTTAGTGAATCGGTATAAAACCTGTTGGTCGGTCGGACCCAAAGGAATAACCATTTTCCCACCCACTTTTAGTTGTTTTAATAATTCTGTCGGTAAAACAGATGCTCCGCAAGTCACTATAATTTTATCAAACGGCGCAAAAGTAGGAAGTCCGGCAAAGCCATCTCCAAAGCTTTGAAACTTTGGATAAAGATGCATTTCACGCAGCTTCTTTTTAGAAAAATCAAAAAGGTCTTTTTGTCTTTCAACGGTATAAACTAAAGCTTTCATTGCCAATAAAACTGCAGTTTGGTAACCACAACCCGTTCCTATTTCAAGCACTTTTTCTCCTGCCTTCACTTGCAAAAGTTCAGACTGCTCTGCCACCGTTGAAGGATGAGAAATCGTCTGATGCGCCAATATCGGAAAAGCACGGTCTTCATACGCAAAATCTTCAAAAATGCTTTCAATAAAAAGATGTCTCGGTACTTCATTTATTGCAGAAAGTACATTTTCATCCGATATCCCAATCTTGTGTCTGAGATATTCAACCAAATTTTTCCTTTTCCCTTTATGTACAAACGAATCGTGCATCATCAACAGTTATTAGATAGTGTAGCTACAAA from Chryseobacterium indoltheticum encodes the following:
- a CDS encoding protein-L-isoaspartate(D-aspartate) O-methyltransferase → MHDSFVHKGKRKNLVEYLRHKIGISDENVLSAINEVPRHLFIESIFEDFAYEDRAFPILAHQTISHPSTVAEQSELLQVKAGEKVLEIGTGCGYQTAVLLAMKALVYTVERQKDLFDFSKKKLREMHLYPKFQSFGDGFAGLPTFAPFDKIIVTCGASVLPTELLKQLKVGGKMVIPLGPTDQQVLYRFTKISPTEIEKEEFGAYKFVPMLNNTNQ